The DNA segment CCATGAACTGAAAATCTTCAGTATTTGCATATCATTAGAATTGGCTACTTCCAATGATCTTACAGCCTTGCTAACAAAACTGCCACACTTGTTCTGCAAGTTCTACAGTTCCGAAAAGATTCTTACCAGCTGAGACTGCAGCAGTTAACGACAGTGATTCTAGTAATGAAAGTAAAAGAGCacctaaaataaattgtttatcTGTTAgtttaaattttctgttattattttggTGATGCAGCTGTGCTCCTGTATAACACTAGGACCCTTCCTACATGATTTTGCTACCGAAAAACATCAGCAACTTTGTAATGGTTGAAGatggcaggaaaaaatatttttattttactagcTATCCCTACAACTACCAGTTCTCTCTATTTACAAAACAGGCCAACTCTGAATTACAAACACACAATCCCTCTCAACACATATTTGACAAAATAATGTCCTTGAGGCAATTACAGCAATAAATAAAGTACTTAGGGCAAGGTCTCCAAAGTAATTCAAAAGTTATCTGAATCCATTTCAGCTGGAGCCAGTCAAAATCCTGCTGAATTACATCACAACGGATCTGACCACTGCTTTTGGTGGCTTTGGCATTCttaaaatgcaataaatctGTCATGACACTATCTCCACTCTTCATAGGTGGATAGACTACTGCCAGGCTAGGCTTCTGTAGGTCCACACAGACACTACAGGTCGCCAGTACCTTACTGCAAAGCTACCATGCTCTTTAAGAGCGCCCAGGaattatgttttcagaaatgcccATCATCCTCCCCCACCAAATCCCCAAGCTACCTTCCCTGCTCAGTGTCACTACAAGCAAATGTGACAGGACACCCACAGGGCATGCAGTGCAGCAGGGGGCATGGACACCCTCCCAcacagaaaggcagcacaaacaATGTCAATTATCTTTCCTTAACACTGTACGAACCCGGGACAAAATCTGTATCTAACATACAAAGCGGCTGGATGCAAAGAAAGCTTGGGCTTTGAGTTCATTGCCATTTTAACTCCAATGTTTAcgttttttctttcaaaagatgTTAAGTCCCTAAGTTTCAGAATTGTTTTATTCTAGTCGCTCACAGGAcaatgttttacattttgttgACACCATTATCTCCAATCAATACCTAAGTTACAAAAGCTAACCAACCTTCTGATCATTTTGCACATGTATCTCAGCTCTGTCTGGTCCTGGTCTGGTGCGTATGATAGCGATTTGTGTTGAATCAACAATTGATCACCTGGACAAACTAGAGGAGGTAACCACTGACGCAGGAAACATCAATGTGTTGAATCTTATGAGACGGATCATGCTTGACACATCTAATAAGCTTTTTCTTGGGATCCCTTTGGATGGTAcgaacagctttatttttaccCCTTATGATGGACCTAAAGTGCATATCCAAGGAAAACTCACTGACATCGCtcagcagttttgtttcagaaaacagtgcAAGAACAGACTCCTATATCACCAGATAATTAATTGAAATTGATTTATAAGTGATTTTAGTTTGAATGCAGAATATTATATGACCACAAATATACACTAGCTTGTCACACCCACCTTAATAAATAGTACCATTTAAAGAGGTTTTTATGCACTGAGTTGGTACAATCCCAATATTATATGCACTTaatcagaattttttcctcaaaattaaGTGATTGCCTTGAAAAGTTCACCTGACAATTTAAGTCTTCTGTGATTTCTTCATCCTCAAAACTATGACAGAAATAACATACCGTGATGTCTAAATTACACCATTTCAATATGCTGTAAGagttctgcttctgctctccTGTGGGAGACTATTTGGCTCTGGTCGAAACACCACTATCTCCCCTTTTAGCTAGCTGAGAGTTTTCACAAAGATCTATACCTTTTCTACAGTGTGCTACAAATTTTTCATAATGTTATCTTACCATCACTAAGACCAGTCGTTTATCAAATTCCTGTGAACCTTGTTGGAGTATTATTAATTTGTGTTACTTGACTATTAAGGTTTatatttcttactttttgttaatgtttattttcagaacatgCCATTGTACTTAAGATTCAAAACTACTTTGATGCTTGGCAAGCACTTTTATTAAAGCCTGACAtcttttttaagatttcttgGCTGTGCAAGAAATATGAAGAGGCAGTGTAAGTATCAACAGTTTTATACATCATTTGCATAAGATTCTTTTTCTGGGAAGGGTATCTTCCTTgccttttagaaaataaattgtgaaaCTTGCAAAGCTGCGTGGCTGAAGTCCCCATCTGCAGACCCAAGATAGCAACAGAACAAGATTTGCCACTGATGTTACATGTGGCTGATCTCAGGGGCGATTTAAGGCGCTTGTCTATTCAGTCCTAGTTTACTCACCAAAATATTAGTTAATGCCAGCTCAAATGCGACACTAAATTGAAATCACTGGTTCAGTTcaaacagacaaagaaaagcCATAACGTGGTGAAGTTATATGTGCTATCTAGTTGAGGAGAGTCAAACATTAGGCTACACTtcatcaaaacaagaaaactcaTCTGCATTCATGGCACTGTCCCAGAAGAGTTAACCCCCAAGCATAATCCTATTTTTTGGTTCCTTCAATGCGCATTTTTGAGtcaacagtaattttttaattaaaacttggTGCTTAGCACGATAATCCATTTCAAGGGTTTTTTATCCTAAGGAACAAATATGTTTTGCCATCTTCCTCTTTGCAAAAGTACAAAAcgccttttctatttttataatCTGGTTTGCCATCTTTTGCCAAAAGAGGTCTGGCTATAAAAAGAATCAGTAATGAGTTTGTTAATTTTGGATTTGGAATCCATCTAGTGAGAGTAACTCCTACTCATGAAGCATATGTAATAAATTGTTTTGATAGTGCTATATAACGTATaggctttaaagaaaagatgaaggTTCATCTAAAGTAATTGAGAACTCTTATGAACTAGACACAAGACTTACCTTCCTTAATATGTGCTTCCTGGTTATTATTATGCCACTGATTAGTGCTTTATTCTGCGATTCTAATAATAGCTAAATACAGTGGCACAATTACTAGAAAGCCCCTGCAGGCAAATACAGATGTTTCAAAAGCAATCCCATTAAAATGGACTTATTCATAAATTtctactggaaaagaaaaaaaaataaaaaaagattgatGGACTTAAAGCAATGCAAAGAACGACTACAGGATATGACGACTTCCGATATTCTCCTGATAAAAGTTGGCAAAAAGAACCTTTTGCTATTTCTAATACATAAAAGATGttataaataatgaaagcttTACCAGGTTTGaagttttaaatgcatttaccCCTACAAAGCCAGTCAGATTTTCTTTCCCAACAATAACAAACACAAATGGATAGCCTGAGGATTTTAttcaaaaacttttcaaaatattttttaaactaattgcCCTGAAATCTATAGCTTattcaaaattcaaaaaaaaattataaaaactggtttatgttgctttttttcaccACTGAAATACAAACTGTTGACACATATTactatttaaatatgaaaacttTAGATCAATTCTACCTTCAAGACAGTACAATTTTTCTAACATTTATCTATATTTTTCTAACAATTAACCCTCACGTTCTCTAAGTTCGTTTCATTCACTgataaaatacagtataaaataGAAGGAAGTACACaaattctttcaaaacattAACAAATCTTTAAAACTCTATTCATCAACAGGATATACAaacttattttcatctttttcagtCTCCCTTATAAGAAGAGAGTAAGATTGCAGTCCAAACTAACAAggaattatttaataaaacacacCTTCCATGGTATTACTACTTTTGCGGAGAACCATGTAACTACTCTTAGGAATACTTAATTTCTGCcattcttttatgtttttattggTATAACCTCTATGCTTTTAGTCATATTCTAGCGTATCCTACAAGTCTGCAGATATTTCTCAATACGTTGGGTTTAATCTGTTTTCAGCAAGGATTTGAAAGAAGCAATGGAAATCTTAATAGAACAGAAACGACAAAAGCTTTCCACTGTTGAAAAGTTGGATGAACATATGGATTTTGCATCCCAGTTGATTTTTGCACAGGTATTGGCAATGTACTCAAAAtatggctttttttaaattaaataactttaatttttctgacaTTCTCCTGTCACTAACACCACAGGCTTTGCAACTTAAACTTCACATGTCTATCTAAAAGTCATGTCATAGTAACGTGGTACAAATTAGTGGGTTCTGTGGAGTCCCTAATGGTATTTCAAACATTCAGTAGTTGCATTTTCTGGAATAGTTGCATATCTGATGTTTTTCATGGCTTAAACTTCCTTAAAACTCTTCCATCTAACCCTTAATGTCCTTCAGTTTTTCCCTAACCCCTGTATTTTATCTTGATGTATTGCCTTTTGTTTGCAAAGGCTTCAAATGCTATATAAATCCTATCTTGTATACCTTCTGACAGCTCACAAACTCTGTTTGGAAAGGCACTAAATCAGTAAGAATCTGAGCTAAGAACAacctcttgcttttctgtaagaTAATACACACCCatcaaaacaagttttctggttttgtccgaaagacaaaaaaataaatgctatttagCATATAAGATAGACTGACAAGATTTTgacttttctttaaagcagaTATTCTAGGTCTGTCCCATCCTACTGCTATAGGACCTTTGCTGCCACCGGAGGTCAGCGATCaacatttttccccaaatttccaattttttttcagaacagaggGGATCTGACTGCTGAGAATGTAAACCAGTGTGTGCTGGAGATGATGATTGCTGCTCCTGATACTCTGTCTGTGACTCTCTTCTTTATGCTAATACTGATTGCAGAGCACCCCACAGTGGAAGAGGAGATGATGAGAGAAATTGAAACTGTTATGGGTAAGCAGGAGCTGCAAAGCCAGTGATGCGGGAATATAATTTTGCTTCAGCACTGATCTAATTTCACTCTTAAAACTGAAAGGCTGAAAATTGTAAGTGCTTTCTTCTAACAGAGGCATTTGCTGTAAAATATATGAAACACCATTATATGTAAAAGATTTTATTCAAGgtcagaagaaagaagatgagGGATTTGTAAGATAAATTCAAATAGGAATCATCAGAATTTACTATCTATTAGAAAGAATGTGCTATATTCACTCCTCAGCAACAGCAGTAGGGATCAGCACTCGCCTCATAAGTTccattgaaattattttccttttactttgaAATAGCAAAAAGGGACACTAATTTCAAATACTTCTAATCACCAATATTTCTCTGTGTATATGCAGAAATTAAGTTTCACTATgactgcagaagggaaagattAGAGAAAATCATAATTATATTCTGCTGTCATCCATTTTGATATCAAACTGGTCTCCCCTTTAAGTATTCAAAATACAATCAAGATATTTCAAATTTGTATTCTTCCCTTCATCAGGACTTCATTCAAAACTTGATACTGAACTACTGTAGAAAGTAATTTCATCCACTCTTATTCAAGAGTTCCTTCTGGTCAGTTTAACACTGGAAAATGTATAGCAGGTGCTTTAGTCTTTTTCTAATAATAAACTTTATCTTATTGTCCTCATGAGAATTGAGTACTCTCATCTGCCCTGTTTCTTTTGGATAGCCTTGATTTCTAAGGCAGTAGAATGTTGTTGCCTTTTCCTTAAGCAAATGACCAACTGGGGTAGCAAAGCTGCCTTTTATCTTAAAATCCTGCCACTGCAGCTGTCAGCCTGTAGTTTCTTGAACTGCTTGTGGCTTGAAAATTAAAGTAAGGCTCCCACTGGCAGTACATCATGGTGCTGATACCGCTGCTGATGGAATCAAGCTGGGAGGAAGTTACTCATGGTAATGGAAATAGTCAGGCCACAGCAAGACCTAGCGGTAGACCCAGCCAAACCCAATCACATCGCGAAAAGTTAAGGTCCCTACAAAGTTATCTCCCATCCGCAGCCTATTCCCAGATTGCATTTGGTGTCACCTCTCAGAGGATTTATTCATTGGGTCTTGTTGCTTTCAGTCATAGAGAAGTCAGGAAAGGATTTCCAGAGTTTTTTCATTGacaagaaagcagaacaaagacTCAAAATGTATTAAGAACAAGGTGAGATCATAAATTGATAAACCAGGGTTTATGCTGATGAATAACGTACCGGATTCCCCAAATATGTAAGGCTACATAAAACTCCTTAGAAGCTGTTGGACCCTTCCTGCTATTTCAGGACCTGAGaactttccaaaatgttttggtATTTGTACAATGAAGCTATGGAAGTCATAACCAACTTCTTCACCATCTGTTTTATTCCACAAGGTGACAGAGACATACAGAGTGATGACATGCCAAACTTAAAGATTGTGGAGAATTTTATTTATGAGAGCATGAGATACCAGCCGGTTGTGGACTTGATCATGCGAAAAGCTTTACAAGATGATGTAATTGATGGCTACCCTGTGAAAAAGGGGACAAACATTATTCTCAATATTGGACGTATGCATAAGCTTGAATTCTTCCCAAAGCCGAATGAGTTTTCTCTTgaaaattttgagaaaaatgtaAGTTTTCTATCTTCTTTCTTACAGGAAATCGGGTATTATTTATTGGCAGTATCTCTTCCTTTGATCAAGAACATTGTGACCATAAGGCTGTTTTACCTTTGCCTAAGTACCTAGTTAGCTATACATCCTGcttattactattattattattaaagccAGGCAGATATTTCCCTGTCaaagtgctttttaattaaaaatttattacaATATTGAAACAAAGTTTTCCCAGACATCttaattttgattaaaaatttcTGATTAAATTTGTCAGACACACATAGTTCCCATTATAAACCCTGACAGAGGACAAAATAAAGAGCCTTTAGGGAGCTAAAGCCACACAAGCAGTACCACACAGAGCTGAGGCCACCTGAGGATTTTCTGGAGAGGTGAAGCCGTACAGTAACCCCTAAGAGACTGAAAATTAGGAGACAttttagtctttctttttttgttggtttggtttaatttttaattaaatttaaatttaaaaaaaataaacattttatagaCCAAAACGGAAATCCTAAGTTTCAACCAACTCAGTACTGCAGATGTTGAGCAATTCAGTCTCAGCTCAGCATTTCAAATTATATACTAACTCCTAAAAGAACTAGAATTTTCTTTAGTCTAAATTATAGATTCCTATATCAAAAGCaacatgtgatttttttttcctacttgtaATTCCCTACTATTGTAAATCATCCTTCAGATCATTTAGTTTCATTTAGACTCCCACTCTTCTGATTACTgattaaacaaattattttgcaaaactgttgTTCAGGAATAATCATCTGGAGAGATTAAGACtgtactgaaagaaaacagactgatGCTATGGCACGTTTGACTCATTGTTTTTGACTGTTAACCAGTGCAGATGGAAGCAGAAGATACTGCTACCCATGTGATAACACAAAATATGAAATGCTAAGGTCAGGTTAGCACTCCTGTGAGGGAATTAAATCTCCAGAATAAACAGTCATGCAAGAGCGGAGGGTATAATCAACTTAGTTCTATGAATGGAATCTCAACTGCAGAACATTAGCCTTGCTATCACAGATGCACCCATTTTCCTGGTATGCGAACCTTTGCCTACATTTTCTGGTGGCTTGTGAAATATTAAGCTTGAATGGGGTTGAAGCTAAAGGCTTAGTGCTTTCTACAGCTGTCATACTTCTCATTTTatctaattaaaaaagtaacaaaataattttattacctgccaagattttttcttttgagatatTAGAGATATTAGAAGCTGTGCACATAAGTGTCCAgtcatttcagatttaaatagATGATCCACTTTGAACCACTAAAAGTGGACTTACTAGTAAAAACACCTGAAGAAATaactatgaaaataaagaagaaaaagatatgaATGTTCAAGCCAGAAACACACCTctaagttttacatttttcctattaaaaaaaaaaatctaggagTACCATGTATGCCACACAAATAAGTGCTAAACAACCTGGTTAACATCTCTAAACTGCTGTTCGATCACCCATAGCAAATTCTGCACATGGTATTATAAACAACAGATCAAGAAAAAAGTAACTGTAGAAACTTCAAGAAGAGTGTAAGTGATTAAGTTTATTGAAATAACTATTCACTGAGAATAGTTTCCGTTTTGCCActcattattttcattctaagtATTTCTATCAAAATGAATTTCTTGCTTATTTTGTAAGTACACTTTGCTACTAAAAACATTTCCCCTTGACCAAATATTTAACCACACATTTTCTATCTGACTTGATGCATTCTGTTTCCCACATAATTATTCTAGCAGGCACAATTTTCACACAGTTCTCTAAGTGAAGGGCAATCCACGCCATTATTTAAGATATGATGGTATTGTTAGAATctaaacatttttccattttcccagGCTGCGCGTTTGCCATTGTGCTGTACTGCCAGCTGCTGTACTTGCTCTGTATTATAAACACTTGCATTTACCTATCATTTCTCAAaagaatttaaacagaaaacatttttctcaatatgaaaatgagacaaaagGACAACTTTTTCTAGGTAATTTGATATAAAGTTaccttttctacttttcttgGGTTAAATAAGAAGTCAGAACACAGCAAATAccttacttttttaaaaggaagctacacagatgaagaaaaataatttactggTAGCTAGACTTGCTGCTTCTTACTCATAACAAGTACCTTTGTAGCTCGTTAGCAGAACTACTCATGCTGTTGGGACTGtcaataaaagcagcagaaactaGCGATGCATTCTTCAACAGTTCTGGGAATCCTGCATTTCACATTTTAGTTGATAGGACAGGgataataatttttatgtgtTATCTCTCTATCAGATATCAAATCAAATTTTCAACATTACGTTTTATGCCAAATTAATTCTCAGGAACGCTagctttttaattataattgtAGGTGTATGGCTTTATGATTATCTTTAGACAAGGCATCAGCCTTTATCTCAGACATTTATAACCTCTGCAAcgaacattttctgaagaagtttttaataaactttaaTGCATATTGAAGAGCAaaagcttcattccatttcacAGCTTGTGGTAAAATCCCTGTAGCTGACAGGATGAACAGGCTGAAATACATGGGCAGAATTCAGCTGGCTAACTTTATAATCCCTGCCTTCCAAATGGCATACCTTCTGTAGGCGTCTCTGTATTGCAGCTGACTTGGGTGGGAGGTTCTGTTCAGAGTAAATGAACATCGATCCTAAGAGATTATTTCTGCAAGTTTTTTCAGAGTATAACTGCTACCAATTTCCATCATCATTTTGGCTACTTTTATGAAGAAGAATTTGTCTTAAAGTTTATTCCTTATGTTATTCTGTGCAGGTTCCTTCACGCTATTTCCAACCATTTGGATTCGGCCCTCGGGGCTGTGTAGGAAAGTTTATTGCCATGGTAATGATGAAAGCAATTCTGGTGACTCTTCTGAGACGGTGCAGAGTACAgacaatgaaaggaaaaggccTTAACAACATCCAGAAAAACAATGACTTATCCATGCACCCAATAGAAAGGCAGCCTCAGCTGGAGATGGTTTTCACACcaagaagaaacacaaacaatAGTCAGGGTAACTAAAATGGATCAGCGTCAGCGTTAAAGTTACAGGGCTTTCTCAGCCACAGCCACCGCCACCAAGAAATACCCATCACTCCTCCATAAAGACAtttatgtaaaaacattttgttgccTCTACATGATTACAGCTTCAGATGCCAACTTGTTCAACCAGGTTCTGGCCACAGCTtcaatgtaataaaaaaaagactaaaattaCAAAATAGCCCTGTTGCTAGGTGATGCCACATTACACTCGGGGTTCCCAGCTACTTTTAAAAACCATTAAGTTTAGATGAAGTTAAACCTTGTTTTTCAAAGAGTGCAAGTTCAGAGGTTTGAGGGTTGCAAAAGGACATGCCTAACAAGTTTAATTCCAGGACTACACGtgtcccccttccccccacctccccgaAGCTGAACCTAGCAGTATTTAACTACtgcaaaagtatttaaatactgcaaaattatctggttttgaaaacaCCTCAATGAATAATATTAAAGGTGATTTTAAGACtatggaaatgaaaaagtttaGGACATACATAAGTTATACAAAATGTTTGTAGAAGAAGTCATTCAAACgtttttctttactttgttttgttgtcaTATGAAACAGATACCAAAGACTTACAGTGTCAGATTTTACTGATGGTAGTAATTTTTAGAGTACTAATAACAGGTAGTAATAAAAGTTGAGATAACTGTTCTATGTTTTTAAAACCCAGAGTATGTTACAGAGGATATGTAAACATCTTAGTAAAGACCACCTGAGAATAAAGTAATGAACATGAAATGTTACCGCTAGTAATATACAGGGGGTGTGGAGCAACACTCAGCTCCACCTCAACTGGTTAACTGTAGAACTTTCCCACCTCACCTGTTTGGTGAAGAATTCAAATTCTCTCTAGGCTGCCTAACCAAGTCCTGTTTCAATCCCATTTTAATTGCTCAATTCTGCTTCAGAGACTAAGATACAGAGTTGTTGCCCATGTTCCCACACCACAGGAGAAAGTCCCTCCCTGATTTTGCACATAGGACTTACTGCTTGTCTTGAAAGAGCACTGGGCTGTATCCTGCTCTCCAAGCATCTTGCTGCACACCCTGATTTAAAGATAGTAgcataagaagaaaaacattgatGCAAGAGgtaaacctttttttaattattattcaaaAGTAAAATGGGCTTTTCTCATCTACTCAAGGTAAGATATAAGTTTCATTGGGTAAATGCTCATTTTTGTAGTGGTAAAGAAGAAGAGTTCTGAACTAACAAGCAGATttctataaaacattttttaaagggtttttgcatacatggatttttattttaattataaattaggcttaattttatatttagtcCTTTACAGGAAAGCAACGTAACTACCCAACGTTTCTTGTTGAAAATGGACCTGTCTTGCAATCTGTAGAATCTCGACATTCATGAATAACACTACTAGCCTAGTGAGTTGTTAGTTCGATCAAGAACAAAAAGATCTTCCTGGCCTAATGACAACGTTCCTTGACAGAGacttcccattttcagtatgcTTGAGTTTTCATACTGTGTAACCCAAAGTTTTCTGGATATAAGAGCCTTGATACAGCCAAAAAACCAATGTACAACAGGCTTTCTATTAACCTTTTTCTTGCAAGTCAGTTAAACTATAAGAAAAAATTGTCTATGTCCTTagaaaatctaattaaaattatttaattaatctGTTCCCTAAGACACTGCTCTCAAGGTCCAGCAAA comes from the Falco cherrug isolate bFalChe1 chromosome 7, bFalChe1.pri, whole genome shotgun sequence genome and includes:
- the LOC102056433 gene encoding aromatase, giving the protein MVLETLNPMHYNITGLIPDTVPVATVPILILMCFLFLIRNHEETSSIPGPGYCMGIGPLISHGRFLWMGVGSACNYYNKTYGEFVRVWISGEETFIISKSSSVFHVMKHWHYVSRFGSKLGLQCIGMYENGIIFNNNPAHWKEIRPFFTKALSGPGLVRMIAICVESTIDHLDKLEEVTTDAGNINVLNLMRRIMLDTSNKLFLGIPLDEHAIVLKIQNYFDAWQALLLKPDIFFKISWLCKKYEEAVKDLKEAMEILIEQKRQKLSTVEKLDEHMDFASQLIFAQNRGDLTAENVNQCVLEMMIAAPDTLSVTLFFMLILIAEHPTVEEEMMREIETVMGDRDIQSDDMPNLKIVENFIYESMRYQPVVDLIMRKALQDDVIDGYPVKKGTNIILNIGRMHKLEFFPKPNEFSLENFEKNVPSRYFQPFGFGPRGCVGKFIAMVMMKAILVTLLRRCRVQTMKGKGLNNIQKNNDLSMHPIERQPQLEMVFTPRRNTNNSQGN